The proteins below are encoded in one region of Hordeum vulgare subsp. vulgare chromosome 3H, MorexV3_pseudomolecules_assembly, whole genome shotgun sequence:
- the LOC123444371 gene encoding auxin-responsive protein IAA6-like: MGENSMEREAMPRLLDLIPDEKEWSLRGGAPGHGGSENTGFGSDEDEKLELKLGLPGLVKEEPAASSRDNRVVHQESPALSLGYHPHKHSTANPTTTTGAKRGFLDTVEAKAQGHEKEQKQQARAAACGKELAAEENTAAAAVGERKKGCCPPPPSHAPPAAAPARNIGNRPQARGRGAAVPVVGWPPIRSFRRNLASTSASKQVHEPQIAEADAKAALNCKKSPLVKINMDGIPIGRKVDLAACDSYERLSLAVKDLFHGFLEVQRDTPRAERAQQGADEKIFSQLLDGSGEYTLVYEDNEGDRMLVGDVPWNVFVSTAKRLRVLRSSELSHGLAGVTLERAANC, from the exons ATGGGAGAAAACTCCATGGAAAGAGAAGCCATGCCTCGGCTCCTGGATCTCATCCCAGACGAGAAAGAATGGAGCCTGAGAGGAGGAGCACCTGGGCACGGCGGATCGGAAAACACAGGGTTCGGGAGCGACGAGGACGAGAAGCTGGAGCTCAAGCTTGGCCTTCCAGGCCTTGTAAAAGAGGAGCCAGCGGCCAGCTCAAGGGACAACAGGGTGGTGCATCAGGAGAGCCCGGCCCTCTCCCTTGGGTACCACCCCCATAAACACTCCACGGCCAACCCCACGACGACCACCGGGGCCAAGAGAGGATTCCTGGACACGGTTGAGGCCAAAGCACAAG GTCATGAGAAGGAGCAGAAGCAGCAGGCGAGAGCAGCAGCGTGTGGGAAGGAACTGGCAGCGGAGGAAAACACAGCGGCCGCGGCCGTGGGTGAGAGGAAGAAAGGCTGCTGTCCCCCACCGCCGTCGCATGCCCCTCCTGCTGCTGCACCTGCGCGCAACATCGGCAACAGACCGCAGGCGCGGGGAAG AGGGGCTGCAGTTCCAGTGGTCGGTTGGCCTCCAATCCGATCGTTCAGGAGAAACCTTGCAAGCACTAGTGCATCTAAACAGGTCCATGAACCGCAAATTGCTGAAGCCGATGCCAAAGCGGCGCTCAACTGCAAGAAAAGCCCTCTCgtaaaaatcaacatggatgggaTCCCCATTGGAAGGAAAGTTGATCTTGCAGCATGCGACAGCTACGAGAGACTTTCATTGGCTGTCAAAGATCtcttccatgggtttcttgaag TGCAAAGGGACACGCCTAGGGCTGAACGTGCACAGCAAGGAGCAGATGAAAAAATATTTTCGCAATTGCTGGACGGGTCCGGTGAATATACCCTAGTTTACGAAGACAATGAAGGAGACAGGATGCTGGTTGGGGATGTCCCTTGGAA TGTGTTTGTCTCAACCGCTAAAAGGCTGAGGGTTCTGAGGAGCTCGGAGCTCTCCCATGGCCTG GCTGGAGTTACTCTAGAGAGAGCAGCAAATTGCTGA
- the LOC123440237 gene encoding uncharacterized tRNA/rRNA methyltransferase slr0955 isoform X2, with amino-acid sequence MLHSSLSKSQPLPLLAGASSPRRALLAGLLRAGYFSNSAASSPALRPSTTRGSTRAATTPRDPSRFGLGHRVSFSTSPDGSGSVRGDGGMSLPWLAAGSVDSGVPTARTSAGRSSSWESSADKFFSKGDQSAGVGTLEDSVSYKEGGIGGEENEPIDNPKWGRIKDKFRRNVARDEGSRDRGERFEKPDVRRWNKQEDRGERFDKPDVRRWNKQEDRGGRFRGERFNQPDVRRWNKQEDWGRKTWKEAGESTVPNMVGEGVYGVGPVLAALTAGRREFYALYTQEGMDLSRSNKKKKDKRGIEKVLLMAETIGLKVIEASKHDLNMVVDNRPHQGLVLDASPLEMVTTKELEPVRVRGGKAPVWIALDEVMDPQNLGAIIRSAYFFGAEGVVLCAKNSAPLSGVVSKASAGSLELIELLSCRNMMQFLSSSAENGWRVLGGTVAPKAIPLSEVTTGEPTILVLGSEGTGLRPLVERSCTHLVKIAGNTDGIVVEEEIDATDADVGEEGDNCSGNQDMKSFLAVESLNVSVAAGVLLYHLAGKNAIPVSEKPSVSTV; translated from the exons ATGCTCCACTCCAGTCTCTCCAAGTCCCAGCCCCTACCGCTCCTCGCGGGAGCGTCTTCGCCTCGCCGTGCcctcctcgccggcctcctccgAGCCGGGTACTTCTCTAATTCGGCTGCCTCCTCACCCGCGCTTCGTCCGTCCACCACCCGTGGGAGCACCAGGGCGGCGACTACCCCGCGAGATCCCTCGCGCTTCGGCCTGGGACATAGGGTCTCGTTCTCCACTTCACCAGATGGTTCTGGTTCGGTCCGCGGCGACGGCGGGATGTCGCTTCCTTGGCTAGCCGCCGGGAGTGTCGATAGCGGCGTCCCCACCGCAAGGACTAGCGCCGGCCGCTCCTCCTCGTGGGAGAGCTCCGCTGATAAATTCTTCTCTAAAGGCGACCAAAGTGCGGGAGTAGGGACATTGGAAGATAGCGTTTCATACAAGGAGGGGGGAATTGGAGGGGAGGAGAATGAACCAATTGACAATCCCAAGTGGGGCCGGATTAAGGATAAGTTCCGGCGAAACGTGGCAAGGGATGAAGGGTCCCGTGACCGTGGTGAGAGGTTTGAAAAGCCGGATGTAAGGCGGTGGAACAAGCAAGAGGACCGTGGTGAGAGGTTCGACAAGCCGGATGTGAG GCGGTGGAACAAGCAAGAGGACCGTGGTGGGAGGTTTAGAGGGGAGAGGTTCAACCAGCCGGATGTGAGGCGGTGGAACAAGCAAGAGGACTGGGGCAGGAAGACGTGGAAGGAGGCAGGGGAATCGACAGTGCCAAATATGGTTGGGGAGGGGGTTTACGGCGTCGGGCCGGTACTTGCAGCTCTCACGGCTGGGAGGAGGGAGTTTTATGCATTGTACACACAGGAAGGGATGGATTTGAGCAGgagcaacaagaagaagaaggacaaaaggGGGATTGAGAAGGTGCTGCTGATGGCAGAGACTATCGGACTTAAAGTTATTGAGGCATCAAAGCATGATCTCAACATGGTGGTGGATAACCGACCGCATCAAGGTCTGGTGCTTGATGCATCACCCTTGGAAATGGTGACCACTAAGGAGTTGGAACCAGTTAGGGTTCGTGGTGGAAAGGCACCAGTCTGGATAGCTTTGGATGAGGTTATGGACCCTCAGAATCTAGGAGCCATAATTAGATCAGCATACTTCTTCGGTGCGGAGGGTGTTGTCTTGTGCGCTAAGAACTCTGCTCCATTAAGTGGAGTAGTGAGCAAAGCTAGTGCAGGCTCGCTTGAGTTGATTGAGCTGCTTTCGTGTAGGAACATGATGCAGTTTCTGTCTTCATCAGCTGAAAATGGGTGGCGAGTTCTTGGTGGTACTGTCGCTCCTAAAGCTATACCTCTATCTGAAGTTACCACAGGGGAGCCAACGATTCTGGTGTTGGGCAGTGAAGGCACTGGTCTGAGGCCCCTGGTTGAGCGATCCTGCACACATTTGGTCAAGATCGCTGGTAATACTGATGGAATTGTTGTAGAAGAAGAAATAGATGCCACAGATGCAGATGTAGGGGAAGAAGGTGATAATTGTTCAGGTAATCAAGATATGAAATCATTCCTTGCAGTAGAGAGCTTAAATGTTAGTGTAGCAGCAGGGGTTTTGCTTTATCATCTGGCTGGAAAGAATGCCATCCCTGTAAGTGAGAAGCCTAGCGTCTCTACTGTGTAA
- the LOC123440237 gene encoding uncharacterized tRNA/rRNA methyltransferase slr0955 isoform X1: MLHSSLSKSQPLPLLAGASSPRRALLAGLLRAGYFSNSAASSPALRPSTTRGSTRAATTPRDPSRFGLGHRVSFSTSPDGSGSVRGDGGMSLPWLAAGSVDSGVPTARTSAGRSSSWESSADKFFSKGDQSAGVGTLEDSVSYKEGGIGGEENEPIDNPKWGRIKDKFRRNVARDEGSRDRGERFEKPDVRRWNKQEDRGERFDKPDVRQWNKQEDRGERFDKPDVRRWNKQDDRGERFDKPDVRRWNKQEDRGGRFRGERFNQPDVRRWNKQEDWGRKTWKEAGESTVPNMVGEGVYGVGPVLAALTAGRREFYALYTQEGMDLSRSNKKKKDKRGIEKVLLMAETIGLKVIEASKHDLNMVVDNRPHQGLVLDASPLEMVTTKELEPVRVRGGKAPVWIALDEVMDPQNLGAIIRSAYFFGAEGVVLCAKNSAPLSGVVSKASAGSLELIELLSCRNMMQFLSSSAENGWRVLGGTVAPKAIPLSEVTTGEPTILVLGSEGTGLRPLVERSCTHLVKIAGNTDGIVVEEEIDATDADVGEEGDNCSGNQDMKSFLAVESLNVSVAAGVLLYHLAGKNAIPVSEKPSVSTV, encoded by the coding sequence ATGCTCCACTCCAGTCTCTCCAAGTCCCAGCCCCTACCGCTCCTCGCGGGAGCGTCTTCGCCTCGCCGTGCcctcctcgccggcctcctccgAGCCGGGTACTTCTCTAATTCGGCTGCCTCCTCACCCGCGCTTCGTCCGTCCACCACCCGTGGGAGCACCAGGGCGGCGACTACCCCGCGAGATCCCTCGCGCTTCGGCCTGGGACATAGGGTCTCGTTCTCCACTTCACCAGATGGTTCTGGTTCGGTCCGCGGCGACGGCGGGATGTCGCTTCCTTGGCTAGCCGCCGGGAGTGTCGATAGCGGCGTCCCCACCGCAAGGACTAGCGCCGGCCGCTCCTCCTCGTGGGAGAGCTCCGCTGATAAATTCTTCTCTAAAGGCGACCAAAGTGCGGGAGTAGGGACATTGGAAGATAGCGTTTCATACAAGGAGGGGGGAATTGGAGGGGAGGAGAATGAACCAATTGACAATCCCAAGTGGGGCCGGATTAAGGATAAGTTCCGGCGAAACGTGGCAAGGGATGAAGGGTCCCGTGACCGTGGTGAGAGGTTTGAAAAGCCGGATGTAAGGCGGTGGAACAAGCAAGAGGACCGTGGTGAGAGGTTCGACAAGCCGGATGTGAGGCAGTGGAACAAGCAAGAGGACCGTGGTGAGAGGTTTGACAAGCCAGATGTGAGGCggtggaacaagcaagatgaccgTGGTGAGAGGTTCGACAAGCCGGATGTGAGGCGGTGGAACAAGCAAGAGGACCGTGGTGGGAGGTTTAGAGGGGAGAGGTTCAACCAGCCGGATGTGAGGCGGTGGAACAAGCAAGAGGACTGGGGCAGGAAGACGTGGAAGGAGGCAGGGGAATCGACAGTGCCAAATATGGTTGGGGAGGGGGTTTACGGCGTCGGGCCGGTACTTGCAGCTCTCACGGCTGGGAGGAGGGAGTTTTATGCATTGTACACACAGGAAGGGATGGATTTGAGCAGgagcaacaagaagaagaaggacaaaaggGGGATTGAGAAGGTGCTGCTGATGGCAGAGACTATCGGACTTAAAGTTATTGAGGCATCAAAGCATGATCTCAACATGGTGGTGGATAACCGACCGCATCAAGGTCTGGTGCTTGATGCATCACCCTTGGAAATGGTGACCACTAAGGAGTTGGAACCAGTTAGGGTTCGTGGTGGAAAGGCACCAGTCTGGATAGCTTTGGATGAGGTTATGGACCCTCAGAATCTAGGAGCCATAATTAGATCAGCATACTTCTTCGGTGCGGAGGGTGTTGTCTTGTGCGCTAAGAACTCTGCTCCATTAAGTGGAGTAGTGAGCAAAGCTAGTGCAGGCTCGCTTGAGTTGATTGAGCTGCTTTCGTGTAGGAACATGATGCAGTTTCTGTCTTCATCAGCTGAAAATGGGTGGCGAGTTCTTGGTGGTACTGTCGCTCCTAAAGCTATACCTCTATCTGAAGTTACCACAGGGGAGCCAACGATTCTGGTGTTGGGCAGTGAAGGCACTGGTCTGAGGCCCCTGGTTGAGCGATCCTGCACACATTTGGTCAAGATCGCTGGTAATACTGATGGAATTGTTGTAGAAGAAGAAATAGATGCCACAGATGCAGATGTAGGGGAAGAAGGTGATAATTGTTCAGGTAATCAAGATATGAAATCATTCCTTGCAGTAGAGAGCTTAAATGTTAGTGTAGCAGCAGGGGTTTTGCTTTATCATCTGGCTGGAAAGAATGCCATCCCTGTAAGTGAGAAGCCTAGCGTCTCTACTGTGTAA